In Arthrobacter sp. StoSoilB5, one genomic interval encodes:
- a CDS encoding biotin carboxylase N-terminal domain-containing protein, whose product MRKVLIANRGEIAVRVARACDDAGISSVAVYADIDADAMHVAAADEAYSLGGNSPAETYLNVGKLLAVAERSGADAVHPGYGFLSENADFAQAVLDAGLEWIGPSPESIRQLGNKITAREIAVRAGAPLVAGSDGPVATAAEARAFAEEHGLPVAIKAAFGGGGRGLKVVRELVEVEEAFDSAVREAVVAFGRGECFVEQYLDRPRHVEAQVVADVHGNVVVVGTRDCSLQRRHQKLVEEAPAPFLSDSQQQQIYDAAKAIVREAGYYGAGTVEFLVSADGAVAFLEVNTRLQVEHPITEETAGIDLVQEQFRIAAGLPLSITEDPSPRGHSFEFRINAEDVGRGFLPSPGTVVSFQAPTGPGIRLDTGVRPGSYIAPQFDSLLAKLIVTGADRQQALRRARRALAEMEITGLATVLPFHRAVVESADFTSVAGLRVHTRWIETDFADQIPVDPEYNVVAPSGTRRTITVDVDGKRLAVGLPADLLDGWARSGQGLPAASDVTGLPASDAGEAAVSESALVSNMAGTVVKWLVEPGAEVSAGDPLVVLEAMKMETQVTAHRGGTLSSVLSAAGGVVTAGAVLAHID is encoded by the coding sequence ATGCGCAAGGTCCTGATTGCGAACCGCGGAGAAATTGCCGTCCGAGTAGCCCGTGCCTGCGATGACGCCGGCATTTCGTCCGTGGCCGTCTACGCGGACATCGACGCCGACGCAATGCACGTGGCTGCCGCCGATGAAGCCTATAGCCTGGGTGGAAACAGCCCCGCTGAGACGTACTTGAACGTTGGGAAACTGCTCGCCGTTGCCGAACGGTCGGGAGCTGACGCCGTCCACCCCGGGTACGGTTTCCTTTCCGAGAACGCGGACTTTGCGCAAGCAGTGCTCGACGCCGGACTTGAGTGGATCGGTCCCTCGCCGGAGTCGATCCGCCAGTTGGGCAACAAGATCACGGCCCGCGAGATAGCTGTCCGTGCGGGTGCCCCTCTTGTGGCCGGAAGTGATGGACCAGTTGCCACTGCTGCTGAAGCCCGTGCCTTTGCCGAGGAACACGGACTCCCGGTGGCCATCAAGGCTGCCTTTGGCGGGGGTGGCCGCGGGCTCAAAGTGGTCCGCGAGCTCGTCGAGGTAGAGGAAGCTTTTGATTCCGCTGTGCGCGAGGCCGTGGTGGCTTTCGGGCGCGGCGAGTGCTTCGTGGAGCAGTACCTTGACCGGCCCCGGCACGTGGAGGCCCAGGTGGTCGCCGACGTCCACGGCAACGTGGTGGTAGTGGGAACCCGCGACTGCTCGCTCCAGCGCCGCCACCAGAAGCTCGTGGAGGAAGCTCCGGCGCCCTTCCTGAGTGACTCCCAGCAACAGCAGATCTACGATGCCGCCAAGGCAATCGTCCGCGAGGCCGGCTACTACGGTGCCGGAACCGTTGAATTCCTGGTCTCGGCCGATGGCGCCGTGGCCTTCCTGGAGGTGAACACCCGCCTGCAGGTGGAGCACCCGATTACCGAGGAAACGGCCGGGATCGACCTCGTCCAGGAACAGTTCCGTATCGCAGCCGGCTTGCCCTTGAGCATTACCGAGGACCCGTCCCCGCGCGGGCATTCCTTTGAATTCCGCATCAACGCCGAGGACGTTGGCCGCGGCTTCCTGCCTTCTCCCGGCACCGTAGTTTCGTTCCAAGCGCCCACGGGTCCCGGAATTCGCCTGGACACCGGCGTGCGCCCGGGCTCGTACATAGCGCCACAGTTCGATTCGCTCCTGGCCAAATTGATTGTCACGGGTGCCGACCGGCAGCAAGCCCTGCGCCGCGCACGGCGTGCTCTGGCCGAAATGGAGATCACTGGACTGGCCACCGTTTTGCCGTTCCACCGCGCGGTGGTGGAGTCCGCTGATTTCACCTCCGTGGCTGGGCTGCGCGTCCACACGCGTTGGATCGAGACAGACTTCGCGGATCAGATCCCGGTTGATCCGGAGTACAACGTGGTTGCCCCAAGCGGGACGCGCCGCACCATCACTGTGGACGTCGACGGCAAGCGGCTTGCTGTAGGACTTCCGGCGGACCTGTTGGACGGCTGGGCACGGTCCGGGCAGGGTCTTCCCGCGGCTTCGGACGTGACAGGACTGCCGGCTTCAGACGCCGGTGAGGCTGCCGTGTCCGAGAGCGCCTTGGTGTCCAACATGGCGGGAACAGTTGTGAAGTGGCTCGTCGAACCAGGAGCCGAGGTGTCTGCCGGTGATCCGTTGGTGGTCCTCGAAGCCATGAAGATGGAAACCCAGGTCACCGCACATCGCGGGGGCACACTCTCCTCCGTTCTGTCGGCTGCCGGTGGAGTGGTGACGGCGGGCGCTGTGCTGGCGCACATCGATTAG
- a CDS encoding 5-oxoprolinase subunit PxpA, with translation MAIIDLNSDVGESFGRWTLGDDAAMFESVSSANVACGFHAGDPSVIRSTCKKAAEAGVVVGAHVGYRDLAGFGRRFLDIDPVELADDVVYQIGALQALAATAGATVQYVKPHGGLYNAIVKHTAQAKAVVDAVKSVDPNLPILGLPGSEVLRLAEEAGLRGVSEAFADRSYNPDGTLVSRSQPGAILHDPAEVAEHVLRMATDQSVRTIDGSILKIRAESICVHGDSPGAVAMATAVKSALGDAGVSIGSFV, from the coding sequence ATGGCAATCATCGACCTGAACAGCGACGTTGGAGAGTCCTTCGGACGTTGGACGCTCGGCGACGATGCCGCCATGTTTGAGTCTGTTTCCAGTGCCAACGTTGCGTGCGGATTCCACGCTGGCGACCCCAGCGTTATTCGCAGCACCTGCAAGAAGGCGGCTGAGGCCGGCGTCGTGGTTGGCGCCCACGTTGGCTACCGCGATCTGGCGGGTTTCGGCCGCCGTTTCCTGGACATCGATCCCGTGGAACTGGCCGACGACGTCGTGTACCAGATCGGCGCCCTGCAGGCGTTGGCCGCAACAGCCGGCGCAACCGTCCAGTACGTCAAGCCCCACGGCGGCCTGTACAACGCGATCGTCAAGCATACGGCGCAGGCAAAAGCCGTCGTCGACGCCGTGAAATCGGTTGACCCCAACCTTCCGATCCTCGGCCTTCCAGGTTCCGAAGTCCTGCGTCTCGCTGAGGAAGCCGGCCTCCGTGGCGTTTCTGAAGCGTTCGCGGACCGCTCCTACAACCCGGACGGAACCCTCGTCTCGCGCTCACAGCCAGGCGCGATCCTGCATGACCCCGCTGAAGTAGCGGAGCACGTTTTGCGGATGGCCACCGATCAGTCCGTCAGGACGATCGATGGTTCCATCCTGAAGATCCGCGCAGAGAGCATCTGCGTGCATGGTGACTCGCCGGGAGCCGTCGCAATGGCTACCGCTGTGAAGTCCGCACTCGGCGACGCCGGCGTAAGCATCGGCTCGTTCGTCTAG
- a CDS encoding bile acid:sodium symporter family protein, which yields MLEATNSQTETESAPPLNAALAAEAKIARIAVTVFPLLVVLAGVLGFLLPDLFKPMGLAVPYLLGVIMFCMGLTLTPPDFASVARRPWAVALGIVAHYVIMPGAGWLIAVLLQLQPELAVGLILVGCAPSGTASNVMAFLAKGDVALSVAVASVSTLIAPIVTPALTLLLAGSFLHIDAGAMVLDIVKTVLLPVIAGLLARLFLSRLVAKVLPALPWASAVVISLIVAVVVAGSASKIVAAGAIVFLAVVLHNGFGLGLGYLAGKLGRLDDKARRALAFEVGMQNSGLAATLATAHFSPLAALPSAVFSLWHNISGAIVAAWLARRPLKD from the coding sequence ATGCTTGAGGCAACGAATTCCCAGACGGAAACAGAGTCAGCCCCTCCCCTGAACGCGGCCCTCGCCGCAGAGGCCAAGATAGCGCGCATAGCCGTGACGGTTTTCCCGCTCCTGGTGGTGCTGGCTGGGGTCCTCGGGTTCCTGCTTCCGGACCTGTTCAAGCCCATGGGCCTCGCCGTGCCATATTTGCTCGGTGTCATCATGTTCTGCATGGGCCTCACGCTGACGCCGCCCGACTTCGCTTCCGTGGCGCGTCGACCGTGGGCGGTGGCACTCGGCATCGTGGCCCACTACGTGATCATGCCTGGAGCGGGCTGGTTGATTGCCGTCCTGCTTCAACTACAGCCCGAGCTCGCTGTTGGCCTTATCCTTGTGGGCTGCGCACCCTCCGGTACGGCGTCCAACGTGATGGCGTTCCTGGCCAAGGGCGACGTAGCCCTGTCCGTCGCTGTTGCCTCGGTTTCCACCCTGATCGCTCCCATCGTCACACCGGCACTGACCCTCCTCTTGGCCGGTTCGTTCCTGCACATTGATGCTGGTGCCATGGTGCTGGACATCGTGAAAACCGTGTTGCTTCCGGTGATCGCAGGCCTGCTCGCCCGGCTGTTCCTCTCGAGGCTCGTCGCTAAGGTGCTGCCGGCACTTCCCTGGGCTTCCGCCGTCGTGATTTCACTGATCGTGGCGGTCGTGGTGGCTGGCAGCGCCAGCAAGATCGTTGCCGCCGGTGCCATCGTGTTCCTGGCAGTCGTCCTCCACAATGGCTTTGGGCTGGGCCTGGGTTACCTGGCCGGTAAGCTCGGCCGCCTCGACGACAAGGCCCGCCGCGCCCTGGCATTCGAGGTCGGCATGCAGAACTCGGGTTTGGCCGCGACGCTGGCCACCGCACATTTCAGCCCGCTGGCAGCGCTGCCGTCGGCCGTGTTCTCGCTGTGGCATAACATCTCGGGCGCAATAGTGGCTGCTTGGCTGGCTCGCCGCCCGCTGAAGGACTAG
- a CDS encoding SulP family inorganic anion transporter — protein MTPEQLMSLRATFRSPRRLLTESLAGLVVALALIPEAIAFSIIAGVDPRVGLFASFTMGVVTAVVGGRPAMISAATGAVALVIAPVMKEHGLNYLIATIILAGVFQIILAVLGVTRLMRFIPRSVMIGFVNALAILVFISQMPELFNVPWMVYPIVAVGLVMVFGLPRLTTAIPAPLVAIVVITLVTVLGHIDVPTVSDKGELPHSLPGFFLPDVPLNLETFQTIAPFALSMALVGLLESLLTAKLVDDITDTRSNKTRVSWGQGVANIVTGFLGGLGGCAVIGQTMINVKGSGARSRLSTFLAGAFLLVLVVVLGDVVGMIPMAALVAVMIFVSLITFEWHSIRLSTLKRLPKSETAVMLVTVAAVVATHNLAVGVGVGVLTAMVLFARRVAHFATVERTELELNGETVATYTVDGELFFASSNDLYTQFDYAKDSSDGIDRVVIDLHNSHIWDASTIAVLDSVTEKYRNHGREVEFIGLNEASIRMRERLAGKLNG, from the coding sequence ATGACACCCGAGCAACTCATGTCACTGCGGGCGACCTTCCGCTCGCCCCGCCGCCTGCTGACGGAATCCCTTGCGGGACTGGTTGTGGCACTGGCGCTCATTCCGGAGGCCATTGCGTTCTCGATCATCGCAGGCGTGGATCCCCGGGTTGGACTGTTCGCTTCCTTCACCATGGGCGTGGTGACTGCCGTTGTGGGTGGTCGTCCAGCCATGATCTCCGCGGCGACGGGTGCCGTGGCCCTGGTCATCGCTCCCGTGATGAAGGAGCACGGGCTCAACTACTTGATTGCCACGATCATCCTGGCTGGTGTCTTCCAGATCATCCTTGCCGTCCTCGGCGTCACGCGGCTCATGCGGTTCATTCCGCGCTCGGTGATGATCGGATTCGTGAACGCACTGGCAATTCTGGTGTTCATCTCGCAGATGCCCGAACTCTTCAATGTCCCCTGGATGGTCTATCCGATAGTTGCCGTGGGATTGGTCATGGTCTTTGGCCTACCCCGGCTGACCACGGCCATTCCCGCGCCGCTCGTAGCGATCGTGGTCATCACCTTGGTCACCGTTCTGGGGCACATCGACGTTCCTACGGTCAGTGACAAAGGCGAACTTCCCCACAGCCTGCCAGGATTCTTCCTGCCCGATGTCCCACTGAACCTGGAGACGTTCCAGACCATCGCGCCCTTCGCGCTGTCCATGGCCCTCGTTGGACTGTTGGAGTCACTTCTGACGGCCAAGCTCGTGGACGACATCACGGACACGCGATCCAATAAAACAAGGGTTTCCTGGGGCCAGGGGGTGGCCAACATCGTCACAGGGTTCCTTGGTGGCCTGGGTGGTTGTGCGGTGATCGGACAAACAATGATCAACGTCAAGGGATCCGGCGCACGGAGCCGGCTCTCAACATTCCTGGCCGGCGCCTTCCTGCTGGTCTTGGTGGTTGTCCTTGGCGATGTGGTGGGCATGATTCCCATGGCGGCCCTTGTTGCGGTGATGATCTTCGTTTCCCTGATCACCTTCGAATGGCACTCTATTCGCCTGTCCACGTTGAAGCGGCTGCCCAAATCGGAAACCGCCGTTATGCTCGTCACCGTTGCCGCTGTGGTGGCGACGCACAATCTGGCGGTGGGTGTCGGCGTCGGCGTTTTGACCGCGATGGTGCTGTTTGCCCGGCGCGTTGCGCACTTCGCGACTGTCGAGCGGACGGAACTGGAGCTAAACGGTGAAACGGTGGCCACGTACACGGTGGACGGCGAACTCTTCTTCGCTTCGTCCAATGATCTGTACACCCAGTTCGACTATGCAAAGGATTCTTCGGACGGCATAGATCGGGTGGTGATCGATCTTCACAACTCGCACATCTGGGACGCTTCGACCATCGCAGTGTTGGATTCGGTCACTGAGAAATACCGCAACCACGGGCGCGAGGTGGAGTTCATTGGCCTCAACGAGGCGAGTATCCGAATGCGTGAGCGGCTCGCAGGCAAGCTGAACGGCTAA
- a CDS encoding 5-oxoprolinase/urea amidolyase family protein, whose product METVMQTTTAKQTSTAKRVRSVRPVGTRAVLAELDGLQDVLALQDMLYKSPLPGQVDVLAAAETVMVVGESAAATRAIGARLLELELTKPEVTDSGLVVIDTVYDGDDLADVAELTGLSVEGVVAAHTGQIWTVAFAGFAPGFGYMVGENDALTVPRRPSPRTAVPAGSVALGGQYSAVYPRRSPGGWQLIGRTGARMWDLDRAQPALVRPGDRVQYRAVREVVTASAEHESEPEADHHTDSGLRVLNPGAQSLIEDLGRRGYGALGVSAAGALDRASLRRANRLVGNSSSAAAIEAVNGGLSVEAVGDQVIAVTGAPTTLTIQPPSWAESEESAADAHVGEIRTVPMAAPFALLDGEVLTLGPPGSGFRNYVAIRGGIAVPEVLGSRSADTMSGIGPAPLLVGQELPAGDATASTAVGSPELQPEFPGAGVTVLDVVPGPRADWFDQSAIESLTSQEWLVTPQSNRVGMRLDGTPLNRAREGELPSEGTMAGALQIPPAGLPVLFLADHPITGGYPVIGVVRDEHLDLAGQVPIGGRIRFRFVPDSPDFTKTPEK is encoded by the coding sequence ATGGAGACCGTGATGCAAACGACCACCGCGAAGCAAACGAGTACAGCGAAAAGGGTCCGCTCCGTGCGACCCGTTGGCACCCGCGCCGTCCTGGCCGAGCTGGACGGGTTGCAGGATGTACTTGCCCTGCAGGACATGCTCTACAAGTCCCCGCTCCCTGGCCAGGTTGACGTGCTGGCAGCGGCCGAAACGGTTATGGTCGTTGGCGAATCCGCGGCCGCAACCCGCGCCATCGGCGCGCGGCTATTGGAACTCGAGCTCACCAAACCCGAGGTTACTGACTCCGGGCTGGTGGTCATCGATACCGTTTACGACGGCGATGACCTCGCCGACGTCGCGGAACTCACCGGACTGAGCGTGGAGGGCGTGGTTGCCGCGCACACCGGGCAGATCTGGACAGTTGCTTTCGCAGGCTTCGCTCCCGGGTTCGGCTACATGGTGGGCGAGAACGATGCCCTCACGGTTCCCCGCCGCCCCTCACCGCGCACGGCAGTTCCCGCTGGATCGGTGGCCCTCGGCGGCCAGTACTCGGCGGTCTATCCGCGGCGTTCCCCGGGCGGTTGGCAACTAATTGGCCGAACGGGAGCCCGGATGTGGGACCTGGACCGGGCCCAACCGGCCTTGGTTCGTCCCGGCGACAGGGTGCAGTACCGCGCTGTTCGGGAAGTTGTCACAGCCAGCGCGGAACACGAATCTGAACCCGAGGCTGATCACCACACGGACTCCGGGCTGCGGGTACTCAACCCCGGCGCGCAGAGCCTCATCGAGGACCTTGGCCGCAGAGGTTACGGGGCCTTGGGGGTCTCCGCTGCCGGTGCCTTGGACAGGGCGTCGCTGCGCCGCGCCAACCGGCTGGTCGGCAACAGCTCATCGGCCGCCGCGATAGAGGCCGTCAACGGCGGGCTAAGCGTGGAAGCTGTCGGGGATCAGGTGATTGCCGTTACCGGTGCGCCGACGACGCTGACTATCCAGCCGCCGTCGTGGGCTGAATCCGAGGAGTCCGCTGCCGACGCCCACGTAGGCGAAATACGCACCGTCCCTATGGCCGCGCCTTTCGCCCTGCTCGACGGCGAAGTACTCACCCTGGGACCGCCCGGGTCCGGATTCCGGAACTACGTCGCAATCCGCGGCGGCATAGCGGTTCCGGAAGTCCTGGGGAGCCGGTCAGCCGATACGATGTCCGGGATCGGACCTGCGCCACTGCTGGTTGGACAGGAGCTCCCGGCGGGCGATGCCACGGCCTCCACGGCGGTTGGAAGCCCGGAGCTGCAACCGGAATTCCCGGGTGCCGGTGTCACTGTGCTCGATGTCGTTCCAGGACCGCGCGCAGACTGGTTCGACCAGTCCGCGATCGAGTCGCTAACAAGCCAGGAATGGCTTGTCACGCCGCAGTCCAACCGCGTGGGCATGCGACTGGATGGCACACCGTTGAATCGTGCCCGCGAGGGCGAGCTCCCCAGCGAGGGCACCATGGCCGGAGCCCTCCAGATCCCCCCCGCCGGCCTCCCCGTTCTGTTCCTGGCCGACCACCCGATCACCGGCGGATATCCCGTGATCGGCGTGGTGCGCGACGAACACCTTGACCTCGCCGGGCAGGTCCCTATTGGCGGACGGATCCGGTTCCGGTTCGTCCCCGATTCCCCCGACTTCACCAAGACCCCAGAGAAGTGA
- a CDS encoding D-arabinono-1,4-lactone oxidase translates to MKNWAGNLEYSSAEVQRPTSVDQLRALVANAPRIKALGSRHSFNKVADTDGTHVLLDALPQEVVLNKDKGTVKVSGGTSYGALCRAIEEQGYAIHNLASLPHISVAGAIQTGTHGSGVNNPSLAGAVVSIDLVRANGELVTLTEDDDEFPASVVGVGALGIATGLELAVRPSYQMRQRVLTELPWDRALADFTSIASAAYSVSFFTNYTGDAIPQVWFKALDSEPALPDLFGATAPTAALHPLPGMSAENCTGQLDEPGKWLDRLPHFRHEFTPSNGEELQSEFLLPLDQAPAALEAVRELADKLAPLLFISEIRTVAADEFWLSPFYHQQSVALHFTWKPLQAEVEAVLPELEEALRPFGARPHWGKLFTPGLYDFATLYPRFEDFCSLAVTHDPSGKFRNGLLDNILGAATSLLGR, encoded by the coding sequence ATGAAGAACTGGGCAGGAAACCTCGAGTACTCGTCCGCGGAAGTCCAGCGGCCCACGTCGGTGGACCAGCTGCGCGCCCTTGTGGCCAACGCGCCCCGGATCAAGGCCCTCGGTTCCCGCCACTCTTTCAACAAAGTGGCGGACACCGATGGCACACACGTTCTCCTGGATGCATTGCCCCAGGAAGTTGTCCTCAACAAGGACAAGGGAACCGTCAAAGTCAGCGGGGGAACCAGCTATGGCGCCCTGTGCCGGGCGATTGAAGAGCAGGGTTACGCCATCCACAACCTCGCATCGCTCCCCCACATCTCCGTGGCCGGCGCTATCCAAACCGGAACGCACGGCAGTGGGGTCAACAATCCCTCCCTGGCTGGCGCCGTCGTGAGCATTGACCTGGTGCGTGCAAACGGCGAGCTGGTGACGCTCACCGAGGACGACGACGAGTTCCCGGCCAGCGTAGTAGGAGTCGGCGCTCTGGGCATTGCCACGGGACTGGAATTGGCTGTCCGGCCGAGCTATCAAATGCGGCAGCGCGTGCTCACGGAATTGCCGTGGGACCGGGCGCTGGCCGATTTCACGAGCATCGCCTCGGCCGCGTACAGCGTCAGCTTCTTCACCAACTACACCGGCGACGCCATCCCGCAGGTGTGGTTCAAAGCCCTGGATTCCGAGCCAGCCCTGCCTGACCTCTTCGGTGCCACCGCGCCTACGGCCGCGCTCCATCCGCTGCCCGGCATGTCAGCCGAGAACTGCACGGGTCAACTGGACGAGCCCGGCAAATGGCTGGACCGGCTGCCCCACTTCCGCCATGAATTCACGCCGAGCAATGGTGAGGAACTCCAGAGCGAGTTCCTCCTGCCACTGGACCAAGCCCCGGCTGCCCTGGAGGCTGTGCGTGAACTCGCTGACAAGCTGGCACCTCTGCTGTTTATCTCCGAAATCCGCACAGTAGCCGCCGACGAGTTCTGGCTCAGCCCGTTCTACCACCAGCAAAGCGTTGCACTGCACTTCACATGGAAGCCGCTGCAGGCCGAGGTGGAGGCGGTACTCCCCGAACTCGAGGAAGCACTGCGTCCCTTCGGCGCGAGGCCACACTGGGGAAAGCTCTTCACGCCAGGCCTGTACGACTTCGCCACGCTCTACCCACGCTTCGAGGACTTCTGCAGCCTTGCCGTCACCCACGATCCCAGCGGCAAGTTCCGCAACGGCCTACTCGACAACATTTTGGGAGCCGCAACCTCGTTGCTTGGCCGCTAA
- a CDS encoding MFS transporter, giving the protein MTSTNAAKAVTRKPPAGALKAYIASLTGTSLEYYDFAIYSVASALVFPKIFFPGNDEFVALLLSFSAFAVGYLARPIGGVIFGRLGDKIGRKYVLVFTLVLIGVATVLIGALPDYSVIGVAAPTILVLLRLAQGIGVGGEWGGAVLLSSEFGDPNKRGFWSSAAQIGPPAGNLMANGVLAILAASLSNEAFLSWGWRVAFLASALLVVFGLIIRLKLEETPVFKAIQAHGERPKAPIKEVFTTQPKALVSAALSRVCPDILYALFTVFVAVYATKQLGMTTGNVLAAILIGSAFQLFLIPLAGALTDRFNRRLVYGIAAAATAAYIPVFFLMIQGKSVAMLTIGTVIGLALHAFMYGPQAAFITEQFPARLRYAGSSLAYTLAGVIGGAIAPIIFTALYGAASGGWYLIAAYILLAAIVTIVGMLLGRDPKPEEDVRLLQESPA; this is encoded by the coding sequence ATGACCAGCACCAACGCAGCAAAAGCCGTGACAAGGAAGCCACCAGCCGGCGCCCTCAAGGCTTACATAGCCAGCCTCACAGGCACATCGCTTGAGTACTATGACTTCGCCATTTACTCAGTGGCTTCAGCACTTGTCTTCCCCAAGATCTTTTTCCCGGGCAATGATGAGTTCGTCGCACTGCTGCTCTCCTTCTCCGCTTTTGCGGTGGGCTACCTGGCCCGTCCGATCGGTGGCGTCATCTTTGGCCGCTTGGGCGACAAGATTGGCCGCAAGTACGTCCTGGTGTTCACCCTGGTGCTCATCGGCGTTGCGACCGTACTCATCGGCGCACTGCCCGATTACTCGGTGATTGGCGTGGCGGCACCCACTATCCTGGTGCTTCTTCGCCTCGCCCAGGGCATCGGCGTCGGCGGCGAATGGGGCGGAGCGGTTCTGCTGTCCAGCGAATTCGGCGACCCCAACAAGCGTGGCTTCTGGTCCTCCGCTGCCCAGATCGGCCCGCCTGCAGGCAACCTGATGGCCAATGGCGTCCTCGCCATACTTGCTGCTTCGCTGAGCAATGAAGCCTTCCTCTCCTGGGGCTGGCGCGTCGCCTTCCTCGCCTCAGCACTTCTGGTGGTCTTTGGCCTGATCATCCGCCTCAAGCTCGAAGAAACCCCTGTCTTCAAGGCAATCCAGGCCCATGGCGAGCGTCCGAAGGCGCCGATCAAGGAAGTTTTCACCACCCAGCCCAAGGCCTTGGTCTCCGCGGCGCTCTCCCGCGTTTGCCCTGACATCCTCTACGCGTTGTTCACCGTGTTCGTCGCTGTGTATGCCACCAAGCAACTGGGCATGACCACCGGCAATGTCCTTGCCGCCATCCTCATCGGCTCCGCGTTCCAGCTCTTCCTGATCCCGCTGGCAGGCGCCTTGACGGACCGGTTCAACCGCCGCCTCGTCTACGGCATTGCCGCTGCAGCAACAGCTGCCTACATCCCGGTCTTCTTCCTCATGATCCAGGGCAAGTCCGTGGCCATGCTGACCATCGGTACCGTCATTGGCTTGGCCCTCCACGCCTTCATGTACGGCCCGCAGGCAGCGTTCATTACTGAGCAGTTCCCAGCCCGCCTCCGCTATGCCGGCAGCTCGCTGGCGTACACCCTGGCTGGCGTGATTGGTGGGGCCATTGCGCCCATCATCTTCACCGCTCTCTACGGCGCGGCATCCGGCGGCTGGTATTTGATCGCCGCATACATCCTCCTGGCTGCCATCGTCACGATCGTGGGCATGCTTCTGGGCCGGGATCCGAAGCCCGAAGAAGACGTTCGCCTGCTTCAGGAATCGCCCGCCTAA
- a CDS encoding LacI family DNA-binding transcriptional regulator, with product MSKGSKPTIRDVAAAADVSLTTVSYVLSGRHGGTTRISQPTQDRVLAAVKELGYVPNQAARGMRRGKTDVVAVAIGNLEWPWDRALAAAAARILPQHGYQPVILLGEDWRKFMMSGGADGVIIGYFPEATAEDETVTELARRGVAQVVISGTMKPAGFDVLAPESEAGLEEGMDFLAASHRRIACIRRAAPAGRVKSRFAAYAAGLERAGIPLDESLVRTSQHRPDIAYQSALELLQLPDRPTAILCTDDMEALQTIRAAYRLGLRVPEDIQIVGVGNSTEGQEYDPPLTTVGPDPIFEKVVRMLLDRLAGATPPEGVRLPSPWTLHRRGTTRG from the coding sequence GTGAGCAAGGGATCCAAGCCCACTATCCGGGATGTGGCGGCGGCGGCGGACGTATCCCTGACGACCGTTTCCTATGTGCTTTCGGGGCGTCATGGGGGCACCACGCGGATCAGCCAGCCCACGCAGGATCGGGTTCTGGCGGCCGTCAAGGAGCTGGGCTACGTTCCCAATCAGGCGGCGCGCGGCATGCGGCGTGGCAAGACCGATGTTGTTGCGGTGGCAATCGGCAACCTGGAATGGCCGTGGGATCGCGCCTTGGCGGCAGCGGCGGCACGGATCCTCCCGCAGCACGGCTACCAGCCTGTGATCCTTTTGGGTGAGGACTGGAGAAAATTCATGATGTCCGGCGGTGCTGATGGCGTCATCATCGGCTACTTCCCGGAAGCCACTGCCGAGGATGAAACCGTCACCGAACTGGCCCGCCGGGGTGTCGCCCAAGTGGTGATTTCAGGAACCATGAAGCCAGCCGGATTTGACGTCCTTGCTCCCGAATCCGAGGCAGGGCTGGAGGAGGGCATGGACTTCCTTGCGGCGTCACACCGCCGGATCGCTTGTATTCGCCGGGCGGCGCCTGCGGGCAGGGTCAAGAGTCGTTTTGCGGCGTATGCTGCCGGACTGGAAAGGGCGGGCATACCGCTGGACGAATCCCTTGTCCGCACCTCCCAGCATCGGCCGGATATCGCGTATCAGTCTGCCCTTGAGTTGCTCCAGCTACCGGACCGGCCCACGGCCATCCTTTGCACTGACGATATGGAAGCCCTTCAGACGATCCGCGCGGCCTACCGACTGGGACTTCGCGTACCGGAGGACATCCAAATCGTCGGCGTCGGGAATTCCACGGAGGGCCAGGAATACGATCCGCCGTTGACCACAGTGGGTCCGGATCCTATCTTCGAGAAGGTGGTCAGGATGCTCCTGGACCGCCTTGCCGGAGCAACTCCGCCCGAGGGCGTCCGCCTCCCGTCACCGTGGACACTCCATCGGCGCGGCACCACCCGGGGTTAG